From Pungitius pungitius chromosome 9, fPunPun2.1, whole genome shotgun sequence, one genomic window encodes:
- the LOC119217855 gene encoding general transcription factor 3C polypeptide 1 — MEPLSIVVDEVALEGLDGITIHSLWIRLESRKPAFPLKLDDCTKEFLWTSLLNNTDLKFYQLPKEREDVRLFDRFKNIDPETGIERRPSYSDTLKDAYPVSITLENKHGIQGSCAVLKERIDVTRHVRSKSLAPSLDLPQALERYGRKLVVVASQMLRFRTLIGVDSDPDLKLNDYSFCMLERVGRARWQGELQSDLHGSSFKIDAGKLHYMRKALVKHGLITMQPHITRTHSGQQQHSILLLLKRFHVNRRTKYDMLMEYVSNFLLQSPGHFVTVLVLKEQLSSISERSFRLLVRYMRAAKLIEHCQFPLEDLDPEAGPCVNKSGRKVLVRCLKQVKPYTRKGVADDEDDDEDEDYSNRALPPEGRIMEIDVLTQAYHIVLASGSKGIKQRDLGLRMNVGKLESRMLCRRLERDALIKGFMVDEGRQRATRFISHRCVGVSNQLQMFAKEQERKKLLYASPQTSNPQPPAPKTPKSAKKKKKKRKKNKRAGGGGDDDDDDTTDDDTKEADVAGGASDAEGGAKGGAAGGKSASGRKKAGRRSAVKRSQPESTGSECETKRKASGEGADAATPDSGSAPRAALFKEDESNSSPSNPLREGLNAADNPDNTNIELVTDICKPQAREKTHRYSARSHETYRLLRRRNLIIEAIRSFKIIEGFFLLQKIINEEEKNDGLNTKCCRKTVVRLVDGLSREGLLKVYKTTVIQDGIHKKVEMIVHPSIQPSDDMVTGVIEQVRFKISSSYTAVRRKNEEEEARKQSLEPEGAMGAESKNPPRDKRKADDFSPKPVRGLGKTLGFQPKMHRLHVVHSFLCYLIYGHPGRSDPTDVQPAARTPADATASDGAGPTEASGRADATAGSLDVTLSSGDEEEAKDKATSACSQTHLKVYADEDTWKRFIPPVRVHKGFSSGWAMVGDLLLCMPLSVFIQVIQVNYKVDGLEEYISDPVKQHHLVRALPARMKRQLLYKRKYIFSFHMNLQKLVYMGLLQFGPVEKFTDKDQVFVYLRRHATIVDTTSADPHYWIVTESPEKPFERRRYTFNTAEDVENYWFDLMCVCLNTPLGIIRSKKDNETAPSFLCERHVFAGLSNLLKGSREATDDWSTPGDGKGAAGLDSEFFAHLKRNWLWTNHLLMIKKAPSGSQSTENKIRLKSLLTRSAFRIVLKAGGTTAPRYVTDKRPVTEVVTLDVEPATRNKRVVGGKKQKRKRSKQQVAKVTKAAPRKKREPKKRTPAHDEADHRAIKRMTRQRVYWSVQEDSLMMLCRVAAHLLNSKLKRPYVPYCVVRDLLQAEYEISMDKTSVAVGRRTRYILKNPQTLLNYRICLAEAYQDKPLMKLLESKKPADPENSDDCAKSFSEYARLLREKFRTVLSTTDLVIPDTKRQLFSRFKVSAIESLRKVPRKDTINCSDDIHAIVLENLIQSTLAMTNAQMKSSRSFQTFHMYSRYKQELLCQIFIQFRKKGLVNRRRVHHLFGPKKNRALPFLPMSYQLSQSYHRCFSWRFPHSLVNHSHRFLRALIANGAGDDRPAVEFHHETADRSPSREEATENKRPRKKAGGGGGGGGGGAPGEPAPAAEEPMEASGEKTEAEGLPAAKAGASGGRADEAPPPGEEPPDTSDLMLFSVDAAVGGCAVSLSLMSLGLLSLLVSVPRQMVVVDSNLLDTSLVKSVGALEEDDDDDDDDEEEDEEDDAEECDVKKKKKKLGVKSQASQTKFLMMLGHRSPGIVKLRNINTSDSIVVESCIVRMKLRDTPAHHLFPQEKTPPLDLRRGGVRPVPSVLTAFTRSSSSSSPSPGEVEECHARLVQQKGYTPRDVDAFEQLRSSLEAAGESGLDVDDLHRGGHRHLEEPRSGRTRSLQQYMQDLEEEGQVSKVGGLGVRWVLLQHADPWLLTVNSKHWSDSSTGTDRLPFLQKDHNIPFLRKRSRREARKEAGEPPAKKPPLGGEGGAGGAPGDAAAEALSKEGADRAPNVEAEGGEPTRPAEDGEHKAAAAETEAKREGRKLRRVRLRSIGEEAAGSPDAADDPGNRSFISRPWRMVDGNLNRQVCKFMLEAVMYHVMSCPGVTLQTLVEHYKDKLQPMALLDLLQALTELGCVTRCVLAKPPKASLFGRSVDPTGAEAAAAAAAEDPRLVFYEPTISCLLRLGRAMPEERHGHHT; from the exons ATGGAGCCGCTGAGTATAGTTGTGGATGAGGTGGCTTTGGAGGGACTCGACGGGATAACTATTCACTCTCTTTGGATACGACTGGAGAGTAGAAAGCCTGCTTTCCCCCTCAAGCTCGACGACTGCACCAAAGAGTTCCTCTGGACGTCTCTCCTCAACAACACCGACCTGAAGTTCTATCAGCTGccgaaggagagagaggacgtGCGGCTGTTTGACAG gTTCAAAAACATCGACCCAGAGACGGGCATCGAAAGGAGACCGTCGTATTCCGACACGCTAAAAGACGCCTACCCCGTCAGTATCACTCTAGAAAACAAGCATGGGATACAGGGCTCGTGTGCAGTCCTCAAAGAGCGGATCGACGTCACTCGGCACGTCCGATCCAAGTCCCTCGCCCCATCGCTCGACCTCCCGCAGGCTTTGGAAAG ATATGGCCGTAAGCTTGTCGTCGTGGCGTCCCAGATGCTGCGATTCAGAACCCTCATCGGAGTGGACAGCGACCCCGATCTGAAACTGAACGACTACTCCTTCTGCATGTTGGAGCGAGTGGGGCGAGCGCGCTGGCAAGGGGAGCTCCAGAGCGACCTACACGGGAGCTCCTTCAA gatcGACGCCGGGAAGCTGCACTACATGCGGAAGGCGCTGGTCAAACACGGGCTCATCACCATGCAGCCCCACATCACGCGGACGCATTCGGGGCAGCAGCAACACTCCATTCTTCTGCTGCTCAAACGCTTCCATGTGAACAG GAGGACGAAGTACGACATGCTGATGGAGTACGTGTCCAACTTCCTCCTGCAGTCACCTGGTCACTTTGTCACCGTGCTGGTTCTCAAGGAACAGCTCTCT agcATCAGTGAGCGTAGCTTCAGGCTTTTAGTTCGGTACATGCGAGCTGCCAAGTTGATCGAGCACTGCCAGTTCCCTCTGGAGGACTTGGACCCCGAAGCCGGGCCCTGCGTCAACAAATCGG GGAGGAAGGTGCTGGTGCGCTGTTTGAAGCAGGTGAAGCCGTACACACGGAAGGGCGTCGctgacgacgaggacgacgacgaggacgaaGATTACAGCAACAGAGCGCTGCCTCCGGAGGGGCGCATCATGGAGATCGACGTCCTTACGCAGGCTTATCACATCG TGTTGGCCTCCGGCTCAAAGGGAATAAAGCAGCGTGATCTCGGGCTGCGAATGAATGTCGGTAAGCTGGAATCTCGAATGCTTTGTCGAAGGCTGGAGAGGGACGCCCTCATTAAG ggatTCATGGTAGATGAGGGTCGACAACGGGCCACAAGGTTCATCagccacag GTGTGTTGGAGTGAGTAACCAACTCCAAATGTTTGCTAAGGAGCAGGAACGGAAGAAGCTTCTTTACGCGTCGCCGCAGACATCGAACCCCCAGCCGCCCGCCCCGAAAACGCCAAAGAgcgcaaagaagaagaagaagaagaggaagaagaataaGAGGGCGGGCGGAGGgggagacgacgacgacgacgacaccACCGACGACGACACAAAGGAAGCGGATGTAGCGGGTGGCGCCTCCGACGCAGAGGGAGGCGCGAAGGGAGGCGCAGCGGGAGGGAAGTCGGCGTCCGGAAGAAAGAAGGCGGGAAGGAGAAGCGCAGTGAAACGTAGTCAACCGGAGAGCACGGGGTCTGAAT GTGAAACCAAACGAAAAGCCAGCGGCGAGGGCGCCGACGCCGCGACGCCCGACTCGGGGTCCGCTCCCCGAGCAG CTCTCTTTAAGGAGGATGAATCCAACTCTTCTCCATCCAACCCGTTGCGTGAGGGGCTGAACGCCGCCGATAATCCAGACAACACCAACATTGAGCTTGTTACAGATATCTGCAAGCCGCAG GCTCGCGAAAAAACCCATCGGTATTCGGCGAGATCCCACGAGACGTACCgcctgctgaggaggaggaacctgATCATCGAGGCCATCCGCAGCTTCAAAATCATCGAGGGATTTTTCCT GCTTCAAAAGATAATCAATGAAGAGGAGAAGAACGATGGGCTCAACACAAAGTGCTGTAGGAAGACTGTTGTGCGTCTCGTAGACGGCTTGTCGAGAGAAGGCCTCCTGAAGGTCTACAAGACCACCGTCATCCAGGACGGGATCCACAAGAAG GTGGAGATGATcgtccatccgtccatccagcCCAGCGATGACATGGTGACCGGAGTCATCGAACAGGTCCGCTTCAAAATCTCCAGCTCTTACACGGCCGTACG GCGGAaaaacgaggaagaggaggcccgTAAACAGAGCCTGGAGCCCGAGGGCGCCATGGGTGCCGAGTCTAAAAACCCACCCCGTGACAAGAGAAAAGCAGACGATTTCAGTCCCAAACCAG TTCGGGGCTTGGGGAAGACGTTGGGCTTCCAGCCCAAGATGCATCGCCTGCACGTTGTCCACAGCTTCCTCTGCTACCTGATCTACGGCCACCCGGGCAGAAGCGACCCCACCGACGTCCAGCCCGCCGCCCGGACGCCGGCGGACGCCACGGCCTCCGACGGCGCCGGGCCGACGGAGGCAAGCGGGCGGGCGGACGCCACCGCGGGCAGCCTGGACGTGACGCTGTCGTCGGGCGATGAAGAGGAGGCGAAGGACAAAGCAACGTCCGCTTGCTCTCAGACCCACTTGAAAG TGTACGCCGATGAAGACACCTGGAAGAGATTCATTCCTCCTGTCCGAGTCCACAAAGGGTTCAGCAGCGGCTGGGCGATGGTGGGCGACCTGCTCCTCTGCATGCCTCTCTCCGTCTTCATCCAGGTCATCCAGGTCAACTACAAG GTGGACGGACTGGAGGAATATATCAGCGACCCTGTGAAGCAGCACCATCTGGTCCGAGCGCTGCCCGCCAGAATGAAGAGACAGCTGCTTTACAaacg GAAATACATCTTCTCGTTCCACATGAACCTGCAGAAGTTGGTCTACATGGGCCTGCTGCAGTTTGGTCCTGTGGAGAAGTTCACGGACAAAGACCAG GTGTTTGTGTACCTGAGGCGGCACGCCACCATCGTCGACACCACCAGCGCCGACCCTCACTACTGGATCGTCACCGAGTCGCCGGAGAAACCCTTCGAGAGGCGCCGGTACACCTTTAACACGGCCGAGGACGTGGAGAACTACTGGTTTGACCTGATGTGTGTCTGCCTCAACACGCCGCTGG GGATAATCCGCAGTAAGAAAGATAATGAAACGGCACCTTCCTTTTTGTGCGAACGCCACGTGTTTGCGGGACTGTCAAACCTGCTGAA gggCTCCCGTGAGGCGACTGATGACTGGTCCACGCCGGGAGACGGGAAAGGAGCCGCAGGTCTGGACTCTGAATTCTTTGCTCACCTTAAACGCAACTGGCTGTGGACCAATCACCTTCTGATGATCAAAAAG gccCCTAGCGGTAGTCAGTCGACGGAGAACAAAATCCGGCTGAAGAGCCTCTTGACCAGAAGCGCTTTCAGGATTGTGCTCAAAGCCG GGGGAACAACTGCACCTCGCTACGTGACCGACAAGAGGCCAGTGACAGAGGTTGTGACG ttgGATGTCGAGCCGGCGACCAGAAACAAGCGGGTTGTCGGCgggaagaagcagaagaggaagagaagcaaaCAGCAGGTGGCCAAGGTGACCAAGGCGGCGCCGCGCAAGAAGAGAG AGCCGAAGAAACGCACCCCCGCTCACGACGAGGCGGACCACCGGGCCATAAAGAGGATGACCCGGCAGCGGGTCTACTGGTCCGTGCAGGAGGACTCGCTGATGATGCTCTGCCGGGTGGCCGCACACCTGCTCAACAGCAAG CTGAAGAGGCCGTACGTCCCGTACTGTGTGGTGAGAGACCTCCTCCAAGCCGAGTACGAGATATCGATGGACAAGACGTCCGTCGCCGTCGGACGCCGCACCCGATACATCCTGAAAAACCCGCAGACTCTTCTGAACTACAG GATCTGTCTGGCCGAGGCGTACCAGGACAAACCTCTGATGAAGCTGTTGGAGTCCAAGAAACCTGCAGATCCGGAGAATTCAGAT GATTGTGCTAAATCGTTCTCCGAGTATGCCAGACTGCTCCGGGAGAAGTTCAGAACTGTTCTGAGCACCACGGATCTGGTCATACCGGACACCAAGCGCCAGCTCTTCTCACG gttcAAGGTTTCGGCGATAGAGAGCCTAAGGAAGGTGCCGAGGAAAGACACCATCAACTG CTCAGATGACATTCATGCCATCGTGTTAGAAAACCTGATCCAAAGCACTCTGGCCATGACCAACGCTCAGATGAAGTCGTCCCGGTCCTTTCAG ACCTTCCACATGTACAGCAGGTACAAACAGGAGCTGCTGTGCCAGATCTTCATCCAGTTCAGGAAGAAGGGCCTGGTCAACCGCCGCCGCGTCCATCACCTGTTCGGGCCCAAGAAGAACCGCGCGCTGCCCTTCTTGCCGATGTCCTACCAGCTGTCCCAATCCTACCACAG GTGTTTCTCGTGGCGCTTTCCTCACTCGCTGGTCAACCACTCCCACCGCTTCCTGCGAGCTCTGATCGCCAACGGGGCGGGGGACGACCGGCCCGCCGTCGAGTTCCACCACGAGACTGCCGACCGCTCCCCGAGCCGCGAGGAGGCGACGGAGAACAAAAGACCCCGGAAGaaagccggaggaggaggaggaggaggaggaggaggagcgccggGTGAACCAGCGCCGGCGGCCGAGGAGCCGATGGAGGCGAGCGGCGAGAAAACGGAGGCGGAGGGTCTCCCGGCCGCCAAGGCTGGAGCCAGCGGGGGGCGGGCGGACGAGGCCCCGCCCCCGGGGGAGGAGCCTCCGGACACGTCGGACCTGATGCTCTTCTCCGTGGACGCCGCGGTCGGCGGCTGCGCCGTGTCTCTCAGCCTGATGTCTCTGGGGCTGCTGAGCCTCCTCGTCTCCGTCCCCAGGCagatggtggtggtggacaGCAACCTGTTGGACACCAGCCTCGTCAAGAG CGTCGGCGCTTTGgaggaagacgacgacgacgacgacgatgacgaggaggaggacgaggaggatgacGCCGAAGAGTGCgacgtgaagaagaagaagaagaagttaggGGTGAAGTCGCAGGCGTCTCAAACCAAGTTCCTGATGATGCTCGGACACCGCTCCCCGGGCATAG TCAAACTACGTAACATCAACACCTCTGACAGCATCGTGGTGGAGTCGTGTATCGTGCGGATGAAACTGCGCGACACACCTGCCCACCACCTGTTCCCTCAAGAGA AAACACCACCGCTGGACTTGAGGAGAGGCGGCGTGCGCCCGGTGCCCTCCGTCCTCACAGCCTTcactcgctcctcctcctcctcctccccgtctcccGGCGAGGTGGAGGAGTGCCACGCGCGCTTGGTCCAGCAGAAGGGCTACACCCCTCGGGACGTGGACGCCTTCGAGCAGCTCAGGAGCAGCCTGGAGGCAGCCGGTGAGAGCGGCCTGGACGTGGATGACCTCCACCGGGGGGGGCACCGGCACCTGGAGGAGCCGCGGTCCGGACGCACCCGCAGCCTGCAGCAGTACATGCAG GACTTGGAAGAAGAAGGCCAGGTGTCAAAGGTCGGGGGCCTGGGCGTCCGCTGGGTGCTCCTGCAGCACGCCGATCCCTGGCTGCTGACCGTCAACTCCAAGCACTGGTCCGACTCCAGCACCGGCACCGACAGACTCCCCTTTTTGCAGAAGGACCACAACATCCCCTTCCTGCGCAAGAGGTCCAGGCGGGAGGCGCGGAAGGAGGCCGGGGAGCCGCCCGCAAAGAAACCGCCTTTGGGCGGCGAGGGCGGAGccgggggggcgccgggcgacGCGGCAGCAGAGGCTCTGAGCAAGGAGGGTGCCGACAGAGCCCCGAACGTggaggcggagggaggggagcCGACGCGGCCCGCGGAGGACGGAGAGCacaaggcggcggcggcggaaaCGGAAGCCAAGCGGGAAGGAAGGAAGCTCCGTAGGGTCCGGTTGAGGAGTATCGGGGAGGAAGCGGCGGGCTCTCCGGACGCAGCCGACGACCC cggCAACCGGAGCTTCATCAGCCGGCCGTGGCGCATGGTCGACGGCAACCTGAACCGGCAGGTGTGCAAGTTCATGCTGGAGGCCGTCATGTACCACGTCATGTCGTGTCCCGGAGTGACGCTGCAGACGCTGGTGGAGCACTACAAGGACAAGCTGCAGCCGATGGCgctgctggacctgctgcag gCGCTCACAGAGTTGGGCTGCGTGACGAGGTGCGTTCTGGCGAAGCCTCCGAAGGCCTCGCTGTTCGGCCGCTCCGTGGACCCAACCGGcgccgaggcggcggcggcggcggcggcggaggaccCGCGTCTGGTGTTCTACGAGCCCACCATCAGCTGCCTGCTGCGGCTCGGCAGGGCGATGCCCGAGGAACGCCACGGCCATCACACGTAG
- the LOC119217994 gene encoding vascular cell adhesion protein 1-like, which yields MFPRFIFLVVSSLSFLRCFHVSGCDESCTNKPVFTPPSLVVRFGDSTSANCSVCEDACVRNKYDVESPVGQITKIGSTVVWTVDALTEWSPSSLCYYSNDAGQQCCTYLPVTVYKPPHKVSVSVNHRGPMMEGHQYTLQCTVEDVAPVKNLFVTFYRGQTALGQPQSINSTEEKPVTQNFPLDINPGREDDGAEFWCEAKLELGPAGPKLPPVETSQKITATVHYKPHLEASSPTEPIKVQEGELLRLNCSAVANPPPQYTWTHGPKSIEVSEDVLTINSTTVSDGGKYTCSVVNKMGNVTREFDVEVQRVEVTTTTTPSTTTTSTPTTTPRSTPTTTPSIPTTTTTTMRPTSAPSCSGGGPMLRRFFMCFMLLFTALV from the exons ATGTTTCCccgtttcatttttttggttgtttcctCGCTGAGTTTCCTGCGCTGCTTCCATGTGTCCGGTTGTG ATGAAAGCTGTACAAATAAACCAGTGTTCACTCCACCCAGTCTGGTGGTGAGGTTTGGTGACTCCACCTCAGCCAACTGCTCTGTGTGTGAAGACGCTTGTGTCAGAAACAAATATGATGTGGAAAGCCCCGTGGGACAGATAACAAAGATCGGATCCACGGTCGTATGGACAGTCGATGCACTGACTGAGTGGTCGCCATCTTCCTTGTGCTACTACAGCAATGATGCTGGTCAACAGTGTTGTACCTACCTGCCTGTTACTGTCTACA AGCCTCCACACAAAGTGTCCGTCAGCGTTAACCACCGTGGGCCGATGATGGAGGGTCATCAGTACACTCTGCAGTGTACAGTAGAGGACGTGGCTCCTGTTAAGAACCTCTTTGTGACCTTCTACAGAGGACAGACAGCACTGGGTCAACCACAGTCCATCAACAGCACAGAGGAGAAACCAGTGACTCAGAACTTCCCGCTGGACATCAACCCGGGTAGAGAAGACGATGGAGCTGAGTTCTGGTGTGAAGCGAAGCTGGAACTGGGACCTGCAGGACCGAAGCTCCCTCCAGTGGAGACATCACAAAAAATCACTGCTACTGTGCACT ACAAGCCTCACCTGGAGGCATCATCACCTACAGAGCCAATCAAAGTCCAGGAAGGAGAACTTCTACGACTGAACTGCTCGGCTGtagcgaacccccccccccagtacacCTGGACGCACGGGCCGAAGTCAATTGAAGTCTCTGAAGACGTTCTCACTATCAACTCCACCACTGTGTCGGATGGGGGGAAGTACACCTGTTCAGTGGTCAACAAGATGGGGAATGTCACCAGGGAGTTTGACGTGGAGGTTCAGC GTGTGGaggtcaccaccaccaccaccccatcTACCACCACCACATCTACCCCGACCACCACCCCCCGATCTACCCCGACCACCACCCCATCtatccccaccaccaccaccaccaccatgagGCCAACAAGCGCACCGagctgcagcggcggcggcccgATGCTTCGCAGGTTCTTCATGTGTTTCATGCTGTTATTCACCGCTCTGGTTTGA
- the LOC134102874 gene encoding vascular cell adhesion protein 1-like has protein sequence MPSRSLVVLMLSMTGFLRDGRVSCCDESCTNKPVFTPPSLVVRFGDPTSANCSVCEDACVRNKYDVESPVGQITKIGSTIVWTVDALTEWSPSSLCYYSNDAGQQCCTYLPVTVYKPPQKVSISVNHRGPMMEGHQYTLQCTVEDVAPVKNLSVTFYRGQTALGQPQSINSTEEKPVTQNFTLHINPGREADGAEFWCEAKLELGPEGPKLPPVEKSQKITATVHYKPHLEGSSPPDPIRIQEGELLRLNCPAVANPPPLYTWTHELKLIEVSEDVLTINSTTVSDGGKYTCSVVNKMGNVIREFDVEVQASYILTIIVVVAAAVLLIAILGLVTYFYCYKPGRVGRYNLKDVFFRSHSAVPTAE, from the exons ATGCCTTCCCGTTCACTCGTGGTTTTGATGCTTTCTATGACGGGTTTTCTGCGGGACGGGCGTGTCTCCTGCTGCG ATGAAAGCTGTACAAATAAACCAGTGTTCACTCCACCCAGTCTGGTGGTGAGGTTTGGTGACCCCACCTCAGCCAACTGCTCTGTGTGTGAAGACGCTTGTGTCAGAAACAAATATGATGTGGAAAGCCCCGTGGGACAGATAACAAAGATCGGATCCACGATCGTATGGACAGTCGATGCACTGACTGAGTGGTCGCCATCTTCCTTGTGCTACTACAGCAATGATGCTGGTCAACAGTGTTGTACCTACCTGCCTGTTACTGTCTACA AGCCTCCACAAAAAGTGTCCATCAGCGTTAACCACCGTGGGCCGATGATGGAGGGTCACCAGTACACTCTGCAGTGTACAGTAGAGGACGTGGCTCCTGTTAAGAACCTCTCTGTGACCTTCTACAGAGGACAGACAGCACTGGGTCAACCACAGTCCATCAACAGCACAGAGGAGAAACCAGTGACTCAGAACTTCACTCTGCACATCAACCCGGGTAGAGAAGCCGATGGAGCTGAGTTCTGGTGTGAAGCGAAGCTGGAACTGGGACCTGAAGGACCGAAGCTCCCTCCAGTGGAAAAATCACAAAAGATCACTGCTACTGTGCACT ATAAGCCTCACCTGGAGGGATCATCACCTCCAGATCCCATCAGAATCCAGGAAGGAGAACTTCTACGACTGAACTGCCCGGCTGtagcgaaccccccccccctgtacacCTGGACGCACGAGCTAAAGTTAATAGAAGTCTCTGAAGACGTTCTCACTATCAACTCCACCACTGTGTCGGATGGGGGGAAGTACACCTGTTCAGTGGTCAACAAGATGGGGAATGTCATCAGGGAGTTTGACGTGGAGGTTCAGG CAAGCTACATATTGACCATCATTGTCGTTGTTGCTGCGGCTGTCCTTCTGATCGCCATCTTGGGCCTGGTCACATACTTCTATTGCTACAAACCGGGTCGGGTGGGACGGTACAACCTGAAGGACGTCTTCTTCCGCTCGCACTCGGCTGTTCCCACTGCGGAATGA